ATCACAATGGAAGGAACATGTTGAACTTTGTGAAAATCCTCACATCCTTCACTCACTCGTTCTCCTAATTCAGGCGTTCCACTAATTTGCAGATTTGTTAAGGCATTGAGGAATCTGAATCCATCCAGAACCATACCCAATGGAGGGCAGTCATGGATACCAATCTCAGAAACGAGGGGCATGGCTCCTTTCTCCACTTTCCATTCTTCCAAGCTTCTCGAGACGAGGAAACGAAGACGCATGACATGTTATTTCTTCTCCAAAAAGCATGCATCAATCATCGACAGGTCTACTAAAAGGGGAAGTTTTCCCAGTGTCTCCATTGGATCCTCCTCAATTTTACTTCCAGACAAGATCAAGCAAAAAAGATTTGAGGTGATTTTCCAACTCCTTGAACAGATTTTCTATCGGaacaaaaatatacaaattgtGAAGTTTGAACAATTTCTTGAAAATCATCAAATCTTCCTCTGATGAAATACGACATCCTTGTTTGATTCTAAGTCCACCACATCTACAATCATTCCAGCTTGTACAAAAGGCATTAATGATATCGGACAAGCTTTGGTATTGTGGACTATGCCTTCAAAATGTCGGAGGTTCGTCATTTAGGTTGGGGAGACGAGTTGGTGCACCAAACTATTGAACCCAACAAGTGTCTCCAGTTGCTCAAGACCTTCCAACCTCATTCTATAACCCTCTAAATTCTCAGCATAATATACGGGAAGGAATAAATGTCTTAATCGTAACATTCTATCCAAAACACCATTTCGTATTATAACGTTCCCACTATTCCATAGATCCAGTGTATGCAAGTACACCAAATTTTTCACGGATGATGGTAGCTCGTCAAACAGGCAATCGCGCAAGTGTAAAATCTGAAGGAGGACTAGTTTACTTATCTCCTTTGGCAATTTTCCTCCATCGAAAACAAATATGCATAAAGATAGCGTTTTAAGCACTTTGAATTCCTTTAAACGAACAATTCTATGCGGAAAACGGGTGACTGGTCTTCCCTCCATGTCATTGACGAAAAGTAGAGATCGCACAAGTTTGGCGGTACTTTGGCCACAAGTGATTGCGAGCTCTCTTCTTTCTTATTGTAATTTACTTTTCAAATAAACAATCAAATGGCGGGTTTTGACGCGTGACAATCTATCATAGAAAAAAACCACTAAATGGTCTACCCTCATAATCCAAATTTTGCAAACCATAATCTTCATCTCTTGCCAGTGACAAACACATCTCTCGCACCGCATCATGAAGTTTACACGTTCTAGTCGTTTGTCCACGAGTAGGATCATCACGTGCAATTGACCTAGAAGCCAACTCACTCAAGTAGCCTTGTGCTATGTCCATCAACTTCACTTCATTTGGAGATCATGCCTTGTGCGATCCACATCACACATAGATCGATTGCAAGGATGACCTCGTCTTTCTTGAACATACCCATATAGAGAAAGCATGGCATCAAGTAATATGGCAGGTCTAGAAAACTTAAGTGCAACACTTGCCGAATTTCATCATTCAGATTTTCAACATCGTGAATACGCGTGGTGAGTAAAATCTTGGTTTTGGGTTGGAAGACATTCTTAAGTTGTTCCCAATGGTCAATACTCCAAATGTCATCAATGACAAGCATGCACTTTTTAGCCTCCTGGACTTGAAACAATAGGCGTGCCAACTCTGTGATGCTCGAATTTGAGCTATTGTGGAGTAGACTTAGTTGCTTTAAGACATCCTTTAAAACTGATTTGGTATGCGAAGGAGTCGAAGAAGCTCGGTGGTTGGGTGATTGTGCACTTTTCTGGCAATACTAGTTTTGCGTATACCACCCATCCCCCACAACGAAATGACTCGGTGTGCTTCCTCACTAACTACAAGAGATACAAGTTGCTccacttcttcttctttccccaCAAAAACTTCAGTCTCAAAGGGGAATTTGAAGATTGTCATCTCTGGAGCAGAGCTAGAGCTGATGCTTCTTATCAAGTGCTGAGAGTTGAAACTTGCCAACTTGGATTCGATATCTTTGATCTCAGAGGCAATCTGGTGGAGAGAGTAGCCCTGCCCCTCTGTAAGGATGCATGAGTATTTGTGGAGCAGGCTTCTGTTGGATGAGACGTTAACGGCTGCATACAGACTAATGGTGTCATCGGCTCTGTAAGCGAGGTCCCTAACACGCGTGAGCCAGCTGCCAATGGTCTCATTGGCGTTGTTAGCGTTAATCAGAAGAGCTATCGATCTCGTTTCCTTAAGAATGATCTCTAGTGCCTTCAATTCGCTGCGCACACCTATTAAGAATTTAGCTTCCTGTAACAGATTGTGAACGGTTTTAAGGGCAATGCTAGCCACTCCTGCGGCCATGttatattaaaatcaaaatccCAAATAACTATACAAACTAAAACTAGTACGTTTTGCTGCTATTGcttttatattcataaaataaaattattgaaacTTGGTTATTGAAATGTATTCTCTTTATTTGTAAATTCCATATTTacccttttttttgtttcctaACTAAGTGTCATATTTTTATACTATAATAATAACGCTGTATTATGATAACACGAAAATATTATAATGAACGTGTAAAATAATTGCATTTGCAGTGAAAATCAATTgccttaaaaagaaaaactatcAGCCCTTTTTAGATGGAACCCAATCTGCATTCTTACAGAAACATCTGTCATATATCTTCAATATCTAATACTGATCGAAAATAATTcacaatttttataataaattttttttattttaacaaacgaacaaatataataataatatgatgtATGTTATGCGGCATCTGTTATCTTAgtgtaatatataaaaatagtaagTTAAAAGTTGGATTtcatgatgatgatgaaaaagAGGGAAGAATATTGAGACAA
This sequence is a window from Salvia splendens isolate huo1 chromosome 14, SspV2, whole genome shotgun sequence. Protein-coding genes within it:
- the LOC121764365 gene encoding disease resistance protein RPP8-like, encoding MAAGVASIALKTVHNLLQEAKFLIGVRSELKALEIILKETRSIALLINANNANETIGSWLTRVRDLAYRADDTISLYAAVNVSSNRSLLHKYSCILTEGQGYSLHQIASEIKDIESKLASFNSQHLIRSISSSSAPEMTIFKFPFETEVFVGKEEEVEQLVSLVVSEEAHRVISLWGMGGIRKTSIARKVHNHPTTELLRLLRIPNQF